Genomic DNA from Entelurus aequoreus isolate RoL-2023_Sb linkage group LG25, RoL_Eaeq_v1.1, whole genome shotgun sequence:
gtgtaatgtttttatagactgaggccgatctgcaaaagttcgactccaggtgtcgttgagggagggaggtcaaaagcgtccatcattgaggtgtactcgggtgtttttcagaacagcctggtcctgttttcacagcgtccagaccattcgagggagtcaaattgtagattaggatgtttgttttccgcgagcagacaaaacaatgacttgtctgttctattcgtccatttaatccccaattccaacccttttatgctaagtgccaaacagggaggtaatggctcccatttttatagtctttggtatgcctcggccagggtttgaactcacgacctcacccttgctcctgatgggtggtggttagggccttgcatggcagctcccgccatcagtgtgtgaatgtggaaaaagtgtcaaagcgctatacaagtataactcatttaaaTGGAATGCTGACTCCTACTTCTGAATAGGTGCCTGCTGGATTCCAAGCTTCCGGGTTCCAAGTCCCATTTCGTAGTCCGCACACAAGACGACAAGCTCCAGTTGGTCATTGACGCTTTCAAGTTCCACAATGAGGACCGAGGAGAGGTTAGTGTCTCCCGCTCTCCAAAGCGAACTTGTGTTGCGGTTCGTGGTATAAGATGACCGCTTCCTGCCCGCAGCTTTACATCACATGCCACCTGAACGCGGTGCCAGTCACTGATGCGGAGGTGCCAAACAAAGCCTGCACTTTCGTCAATGGGAGGAAAGTATTCGCTTAGGTTTGCATGGATAAAAAGGTGTGTGAACAGATTTTCATTTCCAGGTGGAGGTCAGCTGACGGCAACGACTACTTATGTGGGTATTGTCAAAGCGACGTCGGACAAACTCTCAACAAGCCCGCCAAGTTCGGTCCTCGGGGTTTCAGCAAGATGGACGCGTCTCAACCGCAGTGGAGGAGCAGCAGACTTCCTGCTAACGGTATAGCCGCGGCTCCCGCAATGTAACTGGTGCGCCTTTTTTCCGTAACTCTAATCCATTCCAGTTTGGGAAGACGAGGCGCGAGTGGGTCCAATGTTGGTGCTGCCGGGCAAGCAGAAGAGTTGGATGGTTCCTGAGGAAGAGCAGTCTCCAATCCTCCAGAAGTTCGGCAGACCTCAGTATGGCAGCCAGTGGAAGAGCGGCCTCAGCTACAGACAGGGTAATTTATTTCAACCCAAAGTAAATCAGTGTTTTACTACTAGTGTGCCATGGGAgactatgtaatttcacctatttgggttaaaacatttttttgcaaactagtaattatagtctgcaattgtcagagctgtctagagctcagcagagtaaccgtgtaatattcttacatatcagtaggtggcagctaatTGCTTTATAGGTGTCAGGAACACATCGTGTGAGACGatagtttgttgtgatcacaatatttAGACGACGGTGAGAGGCAggtaaaaggtatctaatgctaaacCACAaataggtgagtgcccctaagaaaaggcatttaagcttggagaaggctacgcagaacaaaactaaaaccgtACTGGCAAAAAAGTAAaccaacagaatgctggatgaccgcaaagacttactgtggagcaaagacggcgtccacaatgtacatccgaacatgacttgtccccacaaaggattgaaacttaaatagtcttgattgctaaaacaaagcagggaaTAGCctttaaggaagacatgaaactgctacaggaaaagcactaataggagcgtaagacaagaactaaaacactacatgcAGGAAAACTGCAAAAAACTAAGTCACGGGTAGTGACAGtagacttactttgagacaagagctatattgatgcatgcttggttaggttttaaattaatatccaacaattgcgactagggatgatgtttgataagaaattatcgagttcgagcctattatcgaatcctcttatcgaaccgattccttatcgattctcttatcgagtccagataggttgttgtatacggaaaaaaacacactatttggtttaacaaaagctcacttttattatataagaaaaaaataaaatctaataaataaataaatattgactgttaccccccctaaaaaaaaaaaatattgactgttgttacccaaagtatgttaagtgggatttttcagaaaaacaaatatacagtatcacaaaaacaacctgtctctgtgatcactataggtgtataaataatactatagtgttaaataaaatcagtcctttgggcacaaaactgaaaataatacagctctccaaaaagtgtacttctgctatttgacataactgtttatgatgctttgacatttttgcactttagttctttattgaaagaaaattctatgaagagaaaagttgtttgcaaatgtggttacaatgctaaaaaatgaaaagttaaagctaaaaaaagaaatacactttattgagttaaaatctttctttatagggggaaagatgtgatgttatgagctagggaattcaacaactacactacccagcatgcaacgggagtgacgagcatgcgcggtagccccgaaaagtgttgttgcatgtcgtcacccgtgaaagtaaacgtcaagaactcagccaacacgcctcgtctgcattatttataattagacacaacacatatacagtgtgattttgtttacaaggaaataaaaacaaaagttaaaaaagggagatgtcttatatatatatatatatatatgtatgtgctgcggttgctttaagaacgttgcgacagctgccgtaaaggaggtgcgttgctagcctggttgctatgtttccggttggtcgtaaaagtgttcatgtgtttgtaccctgctcaaatctctcagttaagtcattcattggattatacctttttgttttgaactttattattccattgtttttcctgctttccctatctgcgcctgatgactgagctacgtggcgTAAATTCTTGtaatgtctcaaggggcattctgGTCGGGATGTGATTctttccgagggattcgaataaagaaccaactctttttctttactatagtggtctcgataacgggtaccggttcttaaaaagggattcgagtccgaggactcggttcttttcttatcgaacaaccgggaaaaccggtttcgagtatcatccctaattgcgactactttttactgtcaactgagtttaatttttttaatgatttctgctggtgtgtCTGCATGTCTTCAAtgcaaaatgtgccttggctcaaaaaaaggctgAAATACACTGAAGTTGGTTATCTTTGCTAAAGTGTGCTTCCATGTTTAGACCTGGAGAAGGGACTACTTCCCGGTCTGGTCACATCAAACCAGAATGAAGAGCTGACCTCTGACAATGAAGATGACATCCCTCTTGAGGAATTCTCCAACTACCTAGAAGGTAAAACAGTATTTTCTTCACTTCCTGACGAGTGATAACCTGATTCTAATCATAGATGATGAGGAAGATGAAAGTGGACCTCCTGAACACACCGTGATCCTTCCAGAGGGTGGACAGGAAGACAACTCCACACTGGATGTAGACCTGTGGCCTGTCGCTCAGTCGGAGACAGATGTGACCCTCTTGTCCAATTCAACTGACTCCCAAATGGACCAGTCTGTAAATGACCCAAAGAGATAATAAAACTAATCAAATCCAATCTGATGTGCTTTTAAATGCAACCTGATGACTAATGGACAAAGCATTTTAACCAACAAATTCATTATTCAGGGTATCCACTGTCTTAAATCCAgtttgaatttaaggccttaaaatgtctaaaattctcaatcttaaattgatttatttaaaacatgcataaacttcagtctctttttgaatttttttgatgAGGCTAAAACGTAATACAAAATGGAAAGTAGGCTACCTGTGCTGACCTGTCAATTTATTGAGCACCACCAGTGTTACAGCTAAGCATAGCAGCGGACAAAACTAAACAAGagcccacagcaaagccaaatGACTTGCATAAGATGGGTAAGTAAAAGTTCAACTGTTTGCCTCCTGAATGATCAATTTGATGCATGCTTAAAGCCGGTGGGTGGAAACGAATAAAGTGTTTAGTACCCAAATGTGCAGCCATCGAGGAGGGAAGCGTTTGTAAACATTGTGGTgaatgataatgtaaaagtcaAAAATCCGGGGTACGTCGTGTCAAAAGATGCtgatccttgaattccttctaagtctatctgatagctcagtcacagatctttttattaccaaatgtgttttatgtcgcacgtttgcaccaagaaaaattcctagtttgtgaacccattctcaaacaatggcaataaaactattctgattctgaaacgcCACGAAGATAACTGTAGATGGTCCCAAAAAAAAGTCTTACATTTgacatgttgaaacctgcagagaccctgattATTCATAAGTTTACTTTTTTATGAATTGTGATTTAAAGTTGAGTTGCTACAGTtaatagagcaaaaaaaaaagatgggaagtcttGAATTTGACTACAAAATGAGCTTTATGTACTAGTTTCCACAATTATCTACGCATGTCCCAAACTTAGTTAAAATTTCACTGGAATTTCCTACTTTTGTGAATGCAGCTTGTGTGCTTTAAAAATGTAGGCGTGGCTAACAtctatggaagtacaattgtctcAACTTGTATCTGTatcaatacaatacatatattaaatgtacaaatacaaatgtgacatacaaatacatttgtataaataaatgtgtatttgtaaatatatttttcagaCTTGAAAATATatctaaataaaatgtataaatgtgacatacaaatcaagaatttgtatacatAAACgagtttgtaaatatatttttgagatttccaGCGCaccccgcgatcccgaagggaataagcgttataaaatggatggatggattgcttTTGTGTTGAGACATttctcccacaaaccagatgctcaaataaatgtgacctacacactcacctgaacaaccagcagagggcactgcagcctgataagagatcagtatctacatcgggacaaggtcattaaacggcattaATACAATAACATAAGCAGCTAGCAcagtctttcagattaactggatgaaTTGGCATTGGCTAatacaatgctaatgttagctggctcaggcccgttgtgcattgtctctgtaaagacgtggattgtttttgtgcagataACTctgggcattttgcatataatgctctgtgacccagaccgctctggctgcaatgccctctgctggttgttcaggggagtgtgtaagttacatttatttgtgcatctggtttgtgggaggaatgtctcatcgacacaaaagcaaaaaagcgatccacatatgcaaattcgatacaaatacaaaatcaaacatattcaaatctcaaaaatatttttacaaatacacgtttatttatacaaattcttgattcatttgtatgtcacatttttatatttataaatgttatttgtatatattttcaaatctcaaaaatatatttacaaatgtgtttatttatacaaattatttatttgtatatcacatttgtacttgtattaatatcatattgatatatataagttgatgtgagacaattctacttccataaacATCCCTTGTACCATTAGAACGAGAGCACCGGAACTGTTTAGCAACGAGTGACAGCCCCAATCAagtcttggagaatgattaagagtacaaaagcccttaaattgatatctctgTTAAAAacgtttaaagtgatttaggtagccctttttgccttttttatttatttattttttcttcatattttttcatatttattcatatttaatactctatctgtgtttgcgtttttttttattgatgttgaaagtgccttgacttttgtgtgaattataaatgtatgtttattgttcaataaaataaaaaataaaaaaaacaagcgaCAACCGGAAATTGAACCAGAGCCGTGGGAAATTTACAGCCGTCTTCCCAACTTGGCATTTTGTGCGCATGCGTGTCTACGCGGAAGTACCTTAAAATGCAGTGCGCCAGTACCCAGATGTTGTCAACAGTCCCCAAATGGTGAGTAGTGTCTTTAATGGCGCCGAACCCTAAATACAAGCCAATCATAGCCATCTTGATAACATAGAGTAAGACGAACGAACGAAAAGTCGAATGGTTACAGTATTTTTATGTAAAGTTTTATATTGAACTGTTTCTGCTTGCGATTTTAGGCGTTTTGTTTGAAACGAGCCAGAAATCAATGGTTGCTTTTCCATTAACGTCCAGCAGATGTCGACAGTGAGTCGTTAAACTCCATTACCCAAAACAAATATTTCCACCTTCTCTACACACAAGATGCTAAAGCTAAACAATAATGCGAGCAAACTAGTCCACAGGTATGTTTATACACATATGTTTAACTGGCTTTAGGAACAAGTAAACATGGAGGAGAATGACTGAA
This window encodes:
- the LOC133642744 gene encoding zona pellucida sperm-binding protein 3-like, translated to MASLPVHVTLLLLLLSSSSLSLRLDHFSKQSPAGRHQAASKHDHEQLPVDQRRPLNTVSVTCHPDSLEILIRADLFGVGAPVDSFELRLGVDYDQDFCRATPSAVDQYRILVRLLDCGTKYWMNEESLVYTNLLIYTPAPSPDGLIRMDEAVIPIECHYKRRYSLSSSSLSPTWVPFRSTQAAVESLDFNLRIMSNDWQSERSSNVYFLGESMFMEASVRVGHHMGLRVFLSSCVATLQPDIHSVPRYVFIEHGCLLDSKLPGSKSHFVVRTQDDKLQLVIDAFKFHNEDRGELYITCHLNAVPVTDAEVPNKACTFVNGRWRSADGNDYLCGYCQSDVGQTLNKPAKFGPRGFSKMDASQPQWRSSRLPANVWEDEARVGPMLVLPGKQKSWMVPEEEQSPILQKFGRPQYGSQWKSGLSYRQDLEKGLLPGLVTSNQNEELTSDNEDDIPLEEFSNYLEDDEEDESGPPEHTVILPEGGQEDNSTLDVDLWPVAQSETDVTLLSNSTDSQMDQSVNDPKR